The Solibacillus sp. FSL R7-0668 genome includes the window TCGATTGTTTGATTTAAAAATTCTAAATTCGTCTCTGAATAAATATAAAGCTCCGGTGATTTAACACCTAAGCGCTCTGCACGTAGCTTCGTTTGACGAACAGATTCTTCACCGGAAATATATAATACACGCTTCCCTTGATTGGATAATAATGCTGATACTTGAAGGAGCAATGTCGATTTCCCGATTCCCGGATCACCACCAATTAAGACGAGTGAGCCAGGGACAATGCCTCCACCAAGTACACGGTTAAATTCATTCATTTGCGTGACAATGCGTGTTTCTTCCTGTGCTTCGACTTGAATAATTGGTGTTGCCTTTGTAGTAGTCGAGGAATGTTGGAATGCACCTCGAGGTCCTTTGGAAATAATTTCAACTTCTTCGTTCATCGTATTCCATTCACCACAGCCCGGACAACGCCCCATCCATTTGGCTGCCTCATAGCCACAGCTGTTACACATAAATTTTGATTTCTTTTTTGCCATGAATTCATAAGCTCCTTCGAATGTTTGTTCTTATTTTCTATTGTACACGATTGGGTTAGCATTCACCTAGTCATTCGTCGAAACTGTCCTTTTTAACAAAAAAGAAACGAGGTGAGCTTGCTACTCACCTCGCTTGTATTAATTTGCTACTTTTACTTCTGTTGTTACGGTAAACTCACCATTGCTGTAATCTAATACAACCGGCTGTGATTTGTCTAACGTGCCTTTTAACAACTCTTCAGATAGGCGGTCTTCCACATGTTTTTGTAGTGCACGACGTAATGGACGCGCGCCATATTGTGGATCATAGCCTTCCTCTGCAATTTTCTCTAACGCCGCATCTGTGAATTTCAATTCGATATCTTGCTCTTTTAAGCGTTTCGTTAAGGAATTTGCCATTAAGGCAACAATTTCTTTTAAGTGCTCTTTTTCTAATGAGTGGAACACAATCATTTCATCAATACGGTTTAAGAACTCTGGACGGAATGCCTTTTTCAGTTCTTCTAGCATTGTTCCTTTTGCATCTTTGTTTTTCGAAGCAGCATCTTCTGCGCCAAACCCTACATGCTTACGGAATTTCAACGCCTCTGCACCCACGTTTGAAGTCATGATCACTACCGTGTTACGGAAATCAACTACGCGGCCTTTTGAATCTGTTAAACGACCATCCTCTAACACTTGTAATAAAATATTGAAGACATCTGGATGTGCTTTTTCAATTTCGTCTAATAATACAACCGAATATGGTTTACGGCGAACTTTTTCTGTTAATTGACCACCATCATCAAAGCCTACATAACCTGGAGGTGAGCCGACTAAACGCGAAGTCGAATGTTTCTCCATGTATTCCGACATATCTACGCGAATCATGGCATCCTCATCACCAAACATTACTTCCGCTAATGCACGGGCAAGCTCTGTTTTACCGACACCTGTTGGCCCTAAGAAGATAAATGAGCCGATTGGGCGTTTTGGATCCTTTAGACCCGCACGCGCTCGACGAATCGCGCGAGAAATGGCTTCAACGGCTTCACTTTGACCGACTACACGTTTGTGTAATTCTTCTTCAAGATTTAATAGCTTAGCAGATTCTTCTTGGGCAATTTTCGAAACAGGGATTCCCGTCCACATCGCTACAACTTGTGCAATGTCATCCACACAAACCATTGATTCTTCTTTGCCTTGCTTTTCTTTCCACTCTTTTTTCAATTGCTCTAATTCTAGCTTGATTTTTTGCTCTGAATCACGAAGCGCCGCAGCTTTTTCAAATTCTTGGCTTGATACAGCGGCATTCTTTTCGGATTTAATGCCTTCTAATTTATCTTCAAGCTCTTTTAAATTTGGTGGCACTGTGTACGAGCGTAAGCGTACTTTTGAGCCAGCCTCATCAATTAAATCAATTGCTTTGTCTGGTAAGAAGCGGTCTGAAATGTAGCGGTCTGATAATTTTGCCGCTGCCTCTACAGCTTCATCTGTAATTTTCACGCGGTGATGCGCTTCGTAACGATCGCGTAAGCCTTTAATAATTAAAACCGTTTCTTCGACTGATGGCTCATCTACTTGAATTGGTTGGAAACGACGCTCTAATGCCGCATCCTTTTCAATGTATTTACGGTATTCGTCTAATGTTGTCGCACCGATACATTGTAATTCCCCACGCGCCAGTGATGGCTTTAAAATATTCGATGCATCAATTGCACCTTCTGCACCACCCGCACCGATTAATGTGTGAAGCTCATCGATGAATAAAATAATATTGCCTGCTTGGCGAATTTCATCCATCACCTTTTTCAGACGGTCTTCGAATTCCCCACGATATTTGGTACCTGCAACGACTGTCCCCATATCTAATGTCATAACGCGCTTATCACGTAAAATTTCTGGTACTTCATTGTTGATGATTTGCTGTGCTAAACCTTCAGCAATAGCGGTTTTACCAACGCCTGGCTCCCCGATTAATACGGGATTGTTTTTCGTACGGCGTGATAATACTTCCACAACACGTGTAATTTCTTTTGAACGGCCAATGACTGGGTCAAGTGAACCTTCACGTGCTACAGCCGTTAAATCGCGCGCCAAGCTATCTAATGTAGGTGTATTCACTGCTTGTGTTGACACAGAGCCATTATTGCTGTTTGAGTCGTTATTACCAAGTAGTAATAACACTTGCTGACGTGCTTTATTAATGCTCACACCTGTATTGGCCAATACTCGCGCTGCTACCCCTTCACCTTCACGAATTAACGCCAGTAAAATATGCTCTGTTCCAACATACGCATGACCTAATTTGCGTGACTCATCTAATGATAATTCGATTACTTTCTTGGCACGCGGTGTATAGTGAACGATTGGCCCTACTTCTTCTGTTCCCTTCCCAACAAGCTCTTCAATACCTGATTCGATCATTTGTGGGCTAATATTAATTGCTTCCAATGCTTTTGCTGCAATGCCGCCACCCTCACGAATTAAACCAAGTAAAATATGCTCTGTTCCAATTTCTTTATGCTTTAGGCGAATAGCCTCTTCTTGTGCAAGTTGTAACACCTTTTGAGCACGCTGTGTGAATCGATTAAACATCATATGAATCCTCTCCTTTTTCGCCATCATTACTTGCTTGTTCATTCAATTTTTCTTGTAACAGCTTCGCGCGGTACATATCACGCTCTGTTGCCTGAAGTGTTGCACCGGCATATTGCTGAATAATCCCTGGTTGCATAATTAACATACATTCATTTAACTTACGCTGTGAGATTGGTTCTAATAGTCCTAAACTTACCCCCAGACGCACATTCGATAAACAACTTGCTGCTTCCTCGCTCGTTAAAATTTTGGCATACTTGAGCGTACCTAACGAACGGCTTAAGCGGTCTTCTAAAATAGTCGGTGCACGTAGCAATAAATTTTTGCGCGCTACTTGCTCCTTTTGAATAATTTGCTCGACCACTTTTTCAAGTTCTTGCAAAATCACAGTTTCCGATTTGCCTAATGTGATTTGATTAGATATTTGATAAACATTACCTAAATTATCACTACCTTCTCCATAAATTCCCCGTACAACCATTCCTAATCTTGTCATCATTTGAATTAGAGCATTCATCTGTTTGGTCATAGTTAGCGCGGGCAAATGGAGCATCACTGAAGCACGCAATCCCGTCCCAACATTCGTAGGGCAGCTTGTTAAATAGCCATAACGATCTTCATAAGCATAGGCAATAGACTTACTTAAGTAGCGGTCTACTTTTCTGGCTTCTTCGTATGCTTGCTGCAAATTCATCCCCTGCGCGAGACTTTGAATACGAATATGATCTTCTTCATTTACTAATATGCTAATGGACTCGTCTTCTGTTAAAAAGAACGACCCAATTTTTTGACGACGTGCTAAATTAGGGCTGATTAAATGCTTTTCCACTAATATTTGACGCTGTAGCTGTGGCATATCCTTCACTTTAAAATATGAAAAGTGATAGGGATTTTCTCGATCTATTGCTAATAATGCAGTCATTAATTGGTGTTCGATTTGTTCGGCATCTTGTTCTGTAAAGCTAATTGGAAATCGGACGTTCGCAATATTTCGAGCTAGTCGAATGCGCGTACTAATGACGATATCCGAATCGCTTTCATATTGCATCCAGCTTGGATTGGCATTCGTTAAAAAATGCTCAATGTTCATGCGCGTTCCTCTCCTTGCCCGACTTTACTTTCGAGTGCTCGAATGTCATCACGAAATTTAGCTGCATCTTCAAAGCGTTCTTCTGTAATCGCCTGTTGCTGTAATAAGCGGAGTTCACTTATTTGCTGATTAATTTTTTCCTTTGAGTGCGTTTCTTCTACATACCCCACATGCTTTGTACCTGCTTGAATTTTTTCCAGCAATTGTGGGAGCTGCTCACTAAAGGTTCGATAACAATCACCACAACCAAATTTCCCTTGCTTTAAAAACTGACGATACGTTGTACCACATGTTGGGCATGCCTTTGTTTTTGCTGTGCTTCCCGCTACATTTTCCTTTTTAATAATGGGCACAAAATTAAACCAATTCGTCATGAGCTGCTGTAAGGATGCGGGCTCTTCTTTCATTTCGAATTGAAACGGGTGGAATTGGGCAGCACATACGTCGCAATAATGCCGCTCGATTTGTTGCCCGTTTTGCACTTGCGTCACTGTTACATTCGCATGGCGTTGTTTGCAATGTTCACATATCATGTTAAAACACCTCTATTTTTCAAAAGAAATTGTTTGTAGCATTGCGTGCAATATGCGGGCTCTCACTTCATCACGCACTGGTAAACCCATTCGTAATGTTGTACGATCCAATGCAGCCTTCATAATACTTGCCTCTCGTTCACTGACAATATCTTCGTCTAATAAACGGTAAAGTATGCGTTCCGCGTTTGTTTGTGCAATCGTTTCGCCAATTTGCTCTTCCATTTCGTCTAATAAGTTTTTCTTGGAGTGGATCGTTACACGCAAAATACGAATATAACCGCCACCCCCACGCTTACTTTCTACAAAATAACCATGCTCTGTTGTAAAGCGTGTATTAATGACGTAATTGATTTGTGAAGGTGCACAAGCAAATTGCTTCGCTAATTCATTACGCTTTATTTCAATGTGTCCCTGTCCATTTAATTCAATAACTTCCTTCAAATACCCTTCAATTATGTCAGATATATTCCTCATGCTGTCCTCACCTCTCAACAACTGACTTTGACTATCTTTGACTTAAATATACAATAGCTGTTTTTTGATTTCAAATAATCACTCTCAAAACACTTTGCCCTAATTCACAATAATAAATCCTCAAAATGTAAAAAAGGTCTGCCTAAGAAATAAATCTAAGACAGACCCCTTGTTATTAAACCCAACGTCCAACAATCGGATAATTCCACTCTCGATCTGATAAAGCTTTGATAATCCCAATAATCGGAGCAATCCAGAAAATCGCTAAAAATACGATTAAGAATGGTAAACCAATTAAAAGGAAAGTAAATATGATGGCAATGGCAATGAAAATACCAAAAATCACTTGGAATAATAACGCTTGCATCGCGATACGTTTTACATTGTCCTCAGAACTTATTAAGAAAAATAGAATCGGTACTAAAAACGGAGCGAAAAACGCACTCGCATGGATAATCACTTTTGACCATTTGGATTCCATTTAAAATCAACCTCACTTTTTTTGTTACCTTATTTACGCATGAATGTCACTAAAGTTTCATAAATCGAAAAAAATCTTAGGTTTCTTATACCCAAGATTTATTATAACAATGTGCGTTGAAGCAATTTAGTACGGCCCGCGATCATTTGGATTATCGCCCTCTTGCGGGAATAAGAAATAAGAAATCACAGCGGTTAAAATCGTTGCACCGATTACGATGAAAATACGATCACGACTTCCTACCTCTCGGAAGTTATTCACTAGCATAATGTAAGAAGCAATCGCAACTCCTAAAGAAATTGGCAAGACAAATTTCAAACGCCCTTTATGAAATTTCATTTTTTTCAACGTCCTTTTCTACAAATTGATAGCATCTTTTATCTATTGTTAATCATACAATGCTCCAAAACGAAAGACAAATTTCGGCAAATTTTGAACTTATACTAAAATATTACTGCTATCTCTCTCAAAAAATAGTACTATACTAATGTGAAATACACACGAAATGAGGGGTATTATGGTCAATTGGTTTTCAAAATCATCGAAAGTATCACATCCATCTTTTTTGGATAACACAAAATATGCTCCAAAAACACATGTAGACGTTTCGGATTATCCATCATTACAGCGGCAACTCCAAGTATTAAATCTAACAACGGATGATTTAGCAATTATTAAGCAGCTCGAGCCTTATGCACAAGAGATCATTCCTGTTATGGTAGATCAGTTTTATGAAGCGATTACACTCAGTCCAGAATTAGTAACGATTATAAAAAATACCACACAAATTGAGCGCTTAAAAATTACGCTCCATCGACATTTGGAGGGGATTTTTAAATGTCAAATTGATGCGAATTACATTATGGAACGCCAAACCATTGCACAAGTTCATGTAAGAATTGGCTTGCAATCCAAATGGTATATTGCTTCGTTCCAATCATTGATGAGTACGTTTATCTCATTCATCGAAAAAATTAAAATGCCTCCTCATGAAATGGCTAAAGCAATCAATGCCTTTTCTAAAATGATTAATTTGGAGCAGCAGCTAGTTATTGAAGCATACGAAATGGAAGAGCAACGCATTCGTACAGAGGCAGAAGATATTAAATTACGTTTAATCGATCGTATTCAAACAACAGCTCAGGAACTCAATCAAATTAGTGACGAAACAAATGGCTCGCTACAGGAAATCGTCAATCAATCCGAAGAAATTGCCACAAATACAAAAGAAGGGCTCCATCTCGTGGCTGAAACGGAAGATAAATCAACGACAGGCACGACGTATTTAGTGAATCAAACCGCCATTATGACGACGATATTAAACCGCGTCGATACACTCGAAACCTCGATGATTACTCTACGCGAGTCTTCTCAAAAAATAGCGGAGATTGTAGGACTCGTTACAGGCATTGCCGACCAAACAAACTTATTGGCCTTAAATGCCTCGATTGAAGCTGCACGTGCTGGCGAACACGGAAAGGGCTTTGCTGTTGTAGCAGAGGAAGTCCGTAAGCTCGCAGAAGAAACAAAAAATGCCGTTCAAAATGTGTCGCACTTAATTAATGAAACAGAGATCAATATTTCTCAAATGTCTGCCTCTGTTTCAAGTGTAGACGAGCAAGTAAAAATGAGCGTTGATACACAGAAAAGTTTAGCCGATTCGTTCACATCCATTGCCGAAGCGGTGTCCGGAATCCGAACACAATACGAAAAGACAAATGCAGATATTCATTCAATTACGTCCGTTATTACAGGTCTTACACATACATCCAATCTTGTTTCAACATCATCGGATTCCTTGTTACGTATTGTACATGAATTACATGATTAACAAATAAAGGGACTACCTGAGATAATTCTTGGGTAGTCCCTTTCATTTTATTCGCGGCGTTTTTTGGATAGTGCGCGCTTTTGTTTACGATGCTCTTGGCGAATGGGCCCTGTCTCAAATAAATGACGTTCAAAATCCGTTTCTGGCTCGACACCGGGCACTTCTTTTGGTTTACCCTCTTCATCAATCGCAACCATCGTTACAAATGATTCGGTTGTTAGCCTTTTTGCACCCGTTTTCACATTGCGCGAAACTACACGTACATACACCTCCATTGATGTACGTCCGGTACCTGTTACCATCGCTTCAAGTTCAATCACATCGCCAGCATAAGCGGATGATACAAAGTCTACGGAGTCAAAAGAGGCTGTTACGACCTCCCCCTGTGAATGCTTCATCGCTGCAATGGCCGCTACTTCATCAATATATGCTAAAACTCTACCACCAAAAATCGAATGGTGATGGTTCGTATCAGGAGGTAAAACTAATCGCGTTTGATTCGCTTTAGAATAACTCATTGGATAGGTCGTTTTCATAATCTTCCACCTTTCTTGTCTACACTCCATGTTACTATTTTTGAGCAATGATATACTAGTATAAAAATTAGTAATTTCGCTTCATTGTAATCAACTTTAAGTCCGTCATTTCTTCCACCGCATATTTAATCCCCTCTTTGCCATAACCGCTCATTTTCACACCACCATAGGGCATATTATCCGTTCGGAATGTTGGGATGTCATTAATAATAACCGCACCTGCTTGCAGTTCATCTGCTGCCTTTAATGCATCCATCAAATGATTTGTATAAATTCCGGCATTGAGTGCCAGATCGGTATTATTGACAAATGCGATGGCCTCATCAAGTGTGTCATACGGAACAATCGAGACAATCGGTGCAAATGTTTCCTCACAAACAATTTTCATATCTGGCTTTACATTCACCATCACAGTCGGTGTACAGGTACGTTCTGTAAATTCACCCCCTGTTGCTACTTGTGCCCCTTGTGCCTTTGCTTCATCAATCCAACGTTTAATACGTGCTACCTCATTAGGGTGAATCATCGCACTAATATCAGTGTTGGCATTAAACGGGTCACCTAACACTAATTTTTTCGTCTCTGTTACGAATTTCTGAGTAAACGTCTCATAAATCGCGCGGTGTACATAAATACGTTGAAGGGAAATACAAACTTGGCCAGCAAAGCCAAACGCACCTCCAACACAGCGTTTCATCATTTGATCGAGTTCGGTTGACGGCTCAACAATGACCGCTGCATTCGAGCCAAGCTCTAAAGTGATTTTACGTAAGCCGACTTTTTCCTTTATTTTTAATCCGACTGCACCACTGCCTGTAAACGTCACCTTCTTTACAAGTGGATGCGTTACTAATGTATCGCTTAATTGGCCACCACTGCCCGTAACGATTTGTAGTGCACCATCGGGTAAGCCAGCTTCTTTAAAAATTTCTGCCATTACGAGTGCACTTAATGGCGTTTGTGATGCCGGTTTTAATACGACGGTATTCCCAACCGCAAATGCTGGACCTAATTTATGTGCCACTAAATTAAATGGGAAGTTAAACGGTGTAATCGCGGATATCACGCCTAATGGCACACGTTTCGTAAAGCCGATATAATCTGCCGCGCCTGGAGCTGCATCCATCGGCACCGTTTCACCCGTTAAGTTTTTTGCGGCCTCTGCAGCAAATTGATAGGTCGCAATAGTACGATCTAATTCTCCCAGCCCTGCTGACAATGGCTTGGCCGCTTCCTTTGCTAAAATTTCTGCTAGCTCTTGTTTTCGCTCACGCATAATGGCTACTACTCTATATAAAATTTCTGCGCGCTCATAAGCAGATACCTTTTGGAAGGTTTGAAACGCTTGATGTGCGCCTTCAATGGCACGTTCTACATCTGAAATCGTCGCCTTTGCTATCTGTGCAATGACCTCTCCTGTATAAGGTGCCACAAGTTCTGTCGTTTCCGCTGTTTGTTCCCATATACCATTAATCCATAATTTTGTTTGTTGCATCATTTACACTCCTTTTAAATGAATAAATCAAAAATATCAAATGCGATTGTAAAGCCTGCATCATATAAGAAATCACTCATATTTAAAGCCTGTAAAAATAATAAGCTGTCGTTGAATTGTTGAAGCTGATTGTTGTCAATCAATTGCTGTAGCACAAATTGTGTGGCTGTCATTAAAGCGAGCGAGGGCTCTAACGTAAACATGTTCAATTGCTTCAGTTCATTATTCATTTCCACAATATCACCAAGCACCGCCTTATCCGAGCGTGCCAGTGCAAGCATCGCAATAAATGGATAAAAATTACGTCGCACCTTTATGTTTTCCCTTTTTAAATGTGCTCGAATCGCAACAACATAATCCAGTAGTAATGGCTCAAAATGGACATCATACAATGATAGTAGCTGTGTCATCGCCTGTAGCGCATCCCCGCGCTTAAAGTCATGTTGGACAAGTGCGTCATAATAGCGACGCATCGTCTGACCTTGTAACTGGACATCTGCTTGCTCTCTCGTTAATAAAACCGCATACGGAATATCATCTTTACCTGTCAAAAATTGATGCTGCTTTTTCATCTCATGATACAAAAGCTTGGCACGCTTAGCATGTGCTTCATCAAGTAAAAATAGCGCGGCAATGGATTGATAGCTGCTCCTTGCAAAATCGGCTGCTTCCAAATAACGCTCGTTTTGCGCTACACGCTGGATTTCTTGCTCGGGCTGCTCATGTAAAATCAGATGTGCCGCTACTTTATAGCTGAGAACCGATTTAGTTGATACTGTAGAAAAATACTCTACTAATGTTTGTTTAACAGCCTTTCGTTGCAAGCTTTTCATTTGTGCTTCAAATTGCGTACCGTGAAACGTTTCACGTGAAAACGAATATTGTACGGCTAGTGGCACTTTTATGGCAGCTGTCATGTCTGCACTAAAAAATAGTGATATACTTTCATAGTTTTGCTGAAGTCTGGTAATAAATTGGGTCTTATCCATAGCTTTACACCCCCTAACATTCATTATACGCCTATTTTTTTGCCATGAAAAAAGACTATGCAAAATCGCATAGTCTTTTCATAATTTACAATGAAAGTTGCTCTAGCTCTCCTTTAGTAAATGCCCGAGACCTCGATAAAAAACGCTTTCCTTCCACACCTTCAAGTGAAAACATCCCACCCCGTCCATCTACAACATCAATAATAATTTGGGTATGCTTCCAATATTCATATTGATTTTTGTGCATGTAAAAAGGGCTGCCACCAAGATAACCTAATAAAATATCTTGATTGCCAACAATTAAATCTCCATCAGGATAACACATCGGTGACGAGCCATCACAGCAGCCACCTGATTGATGGAACATAACGGGACCATGACGCGCCTTTAACTTGTCAATTAGCTGCAATGCTTCTTCGGTTGCGACAACACGTTCAACCAAATGGAGCACCTCCTCTTTCTTAGAAGAAGCCTAAGCGGTTTTCATCATAACTTACTAATAGGTTTTTCGTTTGTTGATAATGACCTAACATCATTTTATGTGTTTCACGACCAATACCACTCATTTTGTAGCCGCCAAACGCTGCGTGTGCTGGGTAGGCATGGTAGCAGTTTGTCCATACACGCCCCGCTTCAATACCACGTCCGAAGCGATACGCTGTATTCATATCACGCGTCCAAACACCCGAGCCTAAGCCATATAATGTATCGTTGGCAATTTCAAGTGCTTCTTCTTTTGTTTTAAATGTTGTAACCGCGACAACTGGACCAAAAATCTCTTCTTGGAAAATGCGCATTTTGTTATGACCTTTAAATACTGTTGGCTTAATATAATAGCCTTCTGCTAAATCGCCGCCAAGCTCATTTTTCTCGCCACCAATTAAGCATTCTGCGCCCTCTTCTTTACCAATTTGTAAATAGGATAGGATTTTTTCCATTTGCTCCGATGAAGCTTGTGCACCCATCATTGTATTTGGATCAAGTGGATTTCCTACTTGAATCGCCTCTACACGCTTTAAGACGCGCTCCATAAATTTATCGTAAATGGATTCTTGAATAAGCGCACGCGATGGGCATGTACATACTTCACCTTGGTTCAGAGCAAATAAGACAAAACCTTCTACTGCCTTATCTAAAAAGGCATCGTCTGCATCCATAATATCCTCAAAGAATATATTAGGCGATTTTCCACCAAGCTCTAATGTTACAGGAATTAAATTTTGGGATGCGTATTGCATAATTAAGCGACCTGTTGTCGTTTCACCTGTAAAGGCAATTTTACCGATACGTGGGCTCGATGCTAATGGCTTTCCTGCTTCTAAGCCGAAACCGTTTACAATATTTAAGACACCCGGAGGTAATAAATCACCAATTAACTCAGCTAATACTAAAATGGACGCGGGTGTTTGCTCAGCCGGTTTAAGAACAACACAGTTTCCAGCAGCAAGAGCAGGGGCTAGTTTCCATACCGCCATTAAGAGCGGGAAATTCCAAGGAATAATTTGTCCAACTACGCCAATTGGTTCGTGGAAGTGATAGGCAACTGTATTTTCATCCACTTGGCTTAATGAACCTTCTTGTGCTCTTAATGCACCCGCAAAATAACGGAAATGATCAATCGCAAGTGGCAAATCGGCATTTAATGTTTCACGGATGGCTTTACCATTGTCCCAAGTTTCTGCAACAGCTAACAGTTCTAAATTTTGTTCAATACGGTCTGCAATTTTTAGCAAGATATTACTTCGGACGGTTACCGATGTTGTTCCCCAAGCATCCTTCGCCGCATGAGCCGCATCTAAAGCTAATTCAATATCTGCTTCTGTAGAACGAGCAACCTGTGTAAATACTTTACCTGTTACAGGTGTAATATTATCGAAGTACTCACCATTTACCGGTGCAACCCATTCGCCACCAATAAAATTGTCATAGCGTTCCTTAAAATGTACAAGCGCACCCTCCGTATTTGGATTAGCATAAACTCCTGTTAATACATTAACCTCTGCCATTGAAAATTCTCCCCTTTGCTTTAATAATGTTGATCATACCTACTTACTCTAATTGCCCCTTTACTCATGCTGAAATGAATTCTATTAAAGTAGATATCTTCAACTCTTATATTGTCAGAAAAGTTATATAATTTCAAATATTAAATTGCAATTTACTGAATTTTAAAATTGTTTACAAGTACTCTTCCAAAAATCTAGACACAATTACGGCAAAACATAATGGATATCACTCATATCAATTAACCTCCGAGATGAATTATTGTATACTGAAGATATTCTATTAGTAGGTGGAAAAAATTATGCGTATCAATAAATTTTTAGCAGAAACAGGAATCATCTCTCGTCGTGGTGCAGATAAATGGGTAGAAGACGGGCGCGTAACGATCAACGGTGAGCTCGCAACAAATGGTAGCCAAGTAGAGACAGGTGATAGCGTTTGTGTAGATGGCAAACCCGTGCAACGTGAAGACCAGCTTGTTTACATCGTACTCAATAAACCTGTAGGCATTACAAGTACAACAGAACAACATATTAAAGGAAATGTCGTGGATTTTGTCAA containing:
- a CDS encoding ATP-dependent Clp protease ATP-binding subunit, yielding MMFNRFTQRAQKVLQLAQEEAIRLKHKEIGTEHILLGLIREGGGIAAKALEAINISPQMIESGIEELVGKGTEEVGPIVHYTPRAKKVIELSLDESRKLGHAYVGTEHILLALIREGEGVAARVLANTGVSINKARQQVLLLLGNNDSNSNNGSVSTQAVNTPTLDSLARDLTAVAREGSLDPVIGRSKEITRVVEVLSRRTKNNPVLIGEPGVGKTAIAEGLAQQIINNEVPEILRDKRVMTLDMGTVVAGTKYRGEFEDRLKKVMDEIRQAGNIILFIDELHTLIGAGGAEGAIDASNILKPSLARGELQCIGATTLDEYRKYIEKDAALERRFQPIQVDEPSVEETVLIIKGLRDRYEAHHRVKITDEAVEAAAKLSDRYISDRFLPDKAIDLIDEAGSKVRLRSYTVPPNLKELEDKLEGIKSEKNAAVSSQEFEKAAALRDSEQKIKLELEQLKKEWKEKQGKEESMVCVDDIAQVVAMWTGIPVSKIAQEESAKLLNLEEELHKRVVGQSEAVEAISRAIRRARAGLKDPKRPIGSFIFLGPTGVGKTELARALAEVMFGDEDAMIRVDMSEYMEKHSTSRLVGSPPGYVGFDDGGQLTEKVRRKPYSVVLLDEIEKAHPDVFNILLQVLEDGRLTDSKGRVVDFRNTVVIMTSNVGAEALKFRKHVGFGAEDAASKNKDAKGTMLEELKKAFRPEFLNRIDEMIVFHSLEKEHLKEIVALMANSLTKRLKEQDIELKFTDAALEKIAEEGYDPQYGARPLRRALQKHVEDRLSEELLKGTLDKSQPVVLDYSNGEFTVTTEVKVAN
- a CDS encoding protein arginine kinase, translated to MNIEHFLTNANPSWMQYESDSDIVISTRIRLARNIANVRFPISFTEQDAEQIEHQLMTALLAIDRENPYHFSYFKVKDMPQLQRQILVEKHLISPNLARRQKIGSFFLTEDESISILVNEEDHIRIQSLAQGMNLQQAYEEARKVDRYLSKSIAYAYEDRYGYLTSCPTNVGTGLRASVMLHLPALTMTKQMNALIQMMTRLGMVVRGIYGEGSDNLGNVYQISNQITLGKSETVILQELEKVVEQIIQKEQVARKNLLLRAPTILEDRLSRSLGTLKYAKILTSEEAASCLSNVRLGVSLGLLEPISQRKLNECMLIMQPGIIQQYAGATLQATERDMYRAKLLQEKLNEQASNDGEKGEDSYDV
- a CDS encoding UvrB/UvrC motif-containing protein, whose product is MICEHCKQRHANVTVTQVQNGQQIERHYCDVCAAQFHPFQFEMKEEPASLQQLMTNWFNFVPIIKKENVAGSTAKTKACPTCGTTYRQFLKQGKFGCGDCYRTFSEQLPQLLEKIQAGTKHVGYVEETHSKEKINQQISELRLLQQQAITEERFEDAAKFRDDIRALESKVGQGEERA
- a CDS encoding CtsR family transcriptional regulator, which codes for MRNISDIIEGYLKEVIELNGQGHIEIKRNELAKQFACAPSQINYVINTRFTTEHGYFVESKRGGGGYIRILRVTIHSKKNLLDEMEEQIGETIAQTNAERILYRLLDEDIVSEREASIMKAALDRTTLRMGLPVRDEVRARILHAMLQTISFEK
- a CDS encoding DUF4870 domain-containing protein, encoding MESKWSKVIIHASAFFAPFLVPILFFLISSEDNVKRIAMQALLFQVIFGIFIAIAIIFTFLLIGLPFLIVFLAIFWIAPIIGIIKALSDREWNYPIVGRWV
- a CDS encoding acyltransferase, which gives rise to MKFHKGRLKFVLPISLGVAIASYIMLVNNFREVGSRDRIFIVIGATILTAVISYFLFPQEGDNPNDRGPY
- a CDS encoding globin-coupled sensor protein, with the protein product MVNWFSKSSKVSHPSFLDNTKYAPKTHVDVSDYPSLQRQLQVLNLTTDDLAIIKQLEPYAQEIIPVMVDQFYEAITLSPELVTIIKNTTQIERLKITLHRHLEGIFKCQIDANYIMERQTIAQVHVRIGLQSKWYIASFQSLMSTFISFIEKIKMPPHEMAKAINAFSKMINLEQQLVIEAYEMEEQRIRTEAEDIKLRLIDRIQTTAQELNQISDETNGSLQEIVNQSEEIATNTKEGLHLVAETEDKSTTGTTYLVNQTAIMTTILNRVDTLETSMITLRESSQKIAEIVGLVTGIADQTNLLALNASIEAARAGEHGKGFAVVAEEVRKLAEETKNAVQNVSHLINETEINISQMSASVSSVDEQVKMSVDTQKSLADSFTSIAEAVSGIRTQYEKTNADIHSITSVITGLTHTSNLVSTSSDSLLRIVHELHD
- a CDS encoding acyl-CoA thioesterase yields the protein MKTTYPMSYSKANQTRLVLPPDTNHHHSIFGGRVLAYIDEVAAIAAMKHSQGEVVTASFDSVDFVSSAYAGDVIELEAMVTGTGRTSMEVYVRVVSRNVKTGAKRLTTESFVTMVAIDEEGKPKEVPGVEPETDFERHLFETGPIRQEHRKQKRALSKKRRE